TGGGCTACTACCTGCGTCAAGACAAGGCCTAGCCGCCTGCGAAGCGGCTCCCCGCCGGGGAGAGCGACGTCGGAGAGGCGGCACCTTCATGCCTGGGTTGTCTTGCCGCCTTCCTCATCCTCTTCGAGACGATTCAGGGCAACCAGGAATCCGGCGAACAAGATCGCCGATACCACCATCCACGTGACCGGAATCAGGCGGATCTCCCACGCATTGAGACCCTCGAAGTCGGCAGGCCGCGGCCCGCGCGGCGCGTAGAGCACGAACAGAAGACTGTTGATCGCCCCCCAACCGAACACACCGGCACCGGCGATGAGAAAGCCGAGGCGCTTGCCCAGGTTCGTGTAGAGCAGCAGGTAGCCGCTGCCGAAGAACACCAGGAACGAGAGCGCCGTGAGGACGATGCCGGTGAAGGTGAGATTGGCCGAGAGGATTTCGCGGAACAGTTCACGCATGTCAGAACCCCCGCAACGTTTCGCCGCGCAAGTATTGAATGATCAACTCGAGGTCATCCTGAGTCAGGACCATGCCGAATCCCGGCATGAACCCCCTCCCCTGCCCGTTGACCCCATATGGTTTCCCGAGCTCCGACCCGTTCGCGATGAAATCGGCCATATCCTCGGCCGACTCGAACTGGACATTGGCCCGCCCGTTCCAGAGTGCCGGCCCCAGAGCACCCGACCCGGTCTCC
The Acidimicrobiia bacterium DNA segment above includes these coding regions:
- a CDS encoding sugar transferase, which translates into the protein MRELFREILSANLTFTGIVLTALSFLVFFGSGYLLLYTNLGKRLGFLIAGAGVFGWGAINSLLFVLYAPRGPRPADFEGLNAWEIRLIPVTWMVVSAILFAGFLVALNRLEEDEEGGKTTQA